The Glycine max cultivar Williams 82 chromosome 3, Glycine_max_v4.0, whole genome shotgun sequence sequence AATTCGAAGACGAGGTGACTGCGACATCGCTAAACAACTGAAtgcaatgtttatttttttgctttttcgtTGATGTAACCTTTATCTGTTTACGGTGTGTTTAAATCCCATAATAAAGTTCAATGTGTTATTTCAATGGTccaaagataatttattttaattttttgacctTCAAACCTTACGCATACTTAGAAGGATctgattcctatttttttggattttctgccTCTTACTTTAGGTGTTATTTGATGGAACCAGGgaacggaaataatttttttgggttttttgacgtccaaacataaGAAATAGCGCCCTTCCAATGTCTAACGCCACTTGCACACTCTCCAAAAAaaaccccaaacatgggtacttaaacataaaaaaagggcttgattcctatttttttggattttctgcctctttttttaggtgttatttgatggaaccagggaacgacaataattttttttgggttctttgacgtccaaacatgagaaatagtgCCCCTCCAATGTCTTACGCCACTCGCACACCCTCCAAAAAAAACCCCAAACATGGGTGCTTAAACATAAAAAGAGGGTctgattcctatttttttggatttctgCCTCTAattttaggtgttatttgatggaaccagagaacggaaataatttttttgggttctttgacgtcaaAGCATGAGAAATAGAACCCCTCCAATGTCTTACGCCACTCGCACACCCTCCAAAAAaaaccccaaacatgggtacttaaacataaaaaaagggtctcattcctatttttttgaattttctgcctctttttttaggtgttatttgatggaaccagggaacggaaataatttttttgggttctttgatttccaaacatgagaaatagcgcCCCTCCAATGTCTTACACCACTCGCACACCCTCCAAAAAAAACCCCCAAATATGGGtacttaaacataaaaaagggtctgattcctatttttttggattttctgcctcttttttaggtgttatttgatggaaccagggaaggaaaataatttttttgggttttttgacgtccaaacatgagaaatagtgCCCCTCCAATGTCTTACGCCACTCGCACACCCTCCAAAAAaaaccccaaacatgggtacttaaaaataaaaaaagggtctgattcctattttttggaattttctaccctttttttaggtgttatttgatggaaccagggaacgacaataatttttttgggttctttgacgtccaaacatgagaaataacACCCCTCCAATGTCTTACACCACTCGCACACCCTCCAAAAAAAACCCCAAACATGAGtacttaaacataaaaaaagggtCTGATTCCTAGTTTTTGGATTTTCTGCCTctttttttaggtgttatttgatggaaccagggaacgacaataacttttttgggttctttgacgtccaaacatgagaaatagtgCCCCTCCAATGTCTTACGCCACTCGCACACCCTCCAAAAAAgaccccaaacatgggtacttaaacataaaaaaaaggtcTGCTTCCTATTTTTTCtgcctcttttaaaaaaaattaaattttaatgtcaTTCTTACGAACGAAACTCATGATTTtagcttcacttttttttatataaaaaattcaaaacagtCGAAAACTTCGCTTAAGGACTAGGATCGGAATCAGAATCGATACGTCagttaatatcataaaataataaactgtgcaaaacaagtcaactatattaaactaaaaagtgtaacaaatacaaaaaattaagtcAACTacaaaactaaacataaaaacaataatcaatGCTCTGTGCGCCGTCTCTGTCGAGCCCTGACACTTCCATCTATACTGGCACCCCCTCTGGCGATTGTGAGGCAATCCTGCATAATATCATGTAACTTTGTGCCTACAGTGAacatcctaaggttgagcacacgctccaacctctcTACGATCGCCTCATAGTCGTCGTAATCATCATGTGACagtcattaaaaacatttattataaaatttaaaataaataacaactcatcaaacattaaacgtgcaaataatcttaccactgcatgtggaggggggtcaaatgccactAGAACCTGTGGGATGGGCGGCTGCAAGTACTCCTCAGGGTCTGCGGCAGGTGCATGTCTGGGCTGGTCACGTGCCTGGGTTGGTATCATGAATGGGTGAGATATTCGgaaaaaccactccatgtaatccgcagatacctgcccagTAGGGATGGGAAAAGGCCAGGCCAGGCCAGGCTTTGaaaggcctgagcctagcctacgatgaatctttgaggccTGAGCCTGACCTATAGCTtatcaaaggcttttattttggctcggcttggcctttttaaaagcctggCCTGAcctgatagcctttttaaaatccttctttataataaatatttaatattttatggagtatgaacgtaataggaaagttaacaaaaaaaaaggaaagtcaatcaaaataataagaaatataaaaggaCACATGACTcaacctaaattgtaattaaagtccttgattataggaataaaagtatggagcagtaatgtgtaatcaaagtctgatagtttaaaaaaaaattaattgtatccaaaaaataatattatatattgatacccaaaaaataatatgtgtgtgtgtgtgtaattaaagtccttgattataggaataaaaGTATGGAGCAGTATATATtgatacccaaaaaataatgtgtgtgtgtgtgtgtgtcttttaattaaataggtcagttcAGGCCAGACTTTATGTAGGCCAGGTCGTAGGCCCCTATAGGCCAGCCTGgtctattcccacccctactgCCCAGGCACTACACAAAGCTCACCCATAGTTAGTACGTGGTCCGCAAAAtgcatccacctgtcatctatATCATCATATGACAATGAAGCGCTAACAGGCGGCGGAGGGATGCTCTGAATGTAACCAAACTGCCGTAACACCCTCTCCGATCGAGCTGTGACCACCATAGGACCCCATATCAGTTGACCCTAGAATGATGAAATCAGCTCAAAGCCCCTAACCCCTCCATGCTCAGTGTAAGGCAACCAGCACACATCTGTGACCGTCAAAGCATCACAACGTGCCCGGTACGGTGCTCCTGTAATTCCCTTCATATGCGCCTTTGACGTCAGCCACCAggaagcacgtggggacgtctcctAGTATGCATCATCTGTGACACACTGATGCACACTAGGAAAGTGTTCATAGATCcaacaatacaaaaaaaaggaggttaacataacataaaaacatgtttaaatcataatccaacgtaacatatttaaaaacacaaaatttacctgtaATAAAGTTAGGTACCCTGCAATCTGTCGTGTAGTGGTCCTAGAAGCTTCATCAaactggtcatacatatgaacTAGCGCGACAACTCCCCAGGCATAACCACCACTCTAACCCAGGTCGCGAAAAGCCTCTAGGTGCACCACATGAACATaagttgcactcttgttagcaaaaagagtgcaaccaacCAGGTGCAGCAGATAAGCACAAGCAGCTACAATCCACCACCGGGCCTCACATCTCATCTCATAGATGTCTCAAACTCATCCCAGTCGTACGTATGCCCTACGTGATCGTGCTGTCTCGACTCTAGCCTCCTCAGCAAACACCTTAAGCAACTCAGTCAACAAAAATATCACCTCGTCCACAGAAAGAGCATGAAAGCTGTGGAACGCGCCACTGATAGGCAAATGAAGGAGTGAtgacacatcatccaatgtgatcgtcaACTCTCCTACTGGAAGGTGGAAAGTGCTGGTCTCgctgtgccacctctccacaaatgcggatataagtccaggatcgccGATAACAACTGAACACCTGATCaatggacttaatcctgtggcacCAACCAGtccttcaatctcaggcactggcctcccaattaatgtcaccttcctcccatgcGACACCAACTTCAactcaggacgttcctgatttgaagtacaaattatacaattataaaaaaaaataatgacaaacaaatcaacaatgacaaataattaacaaattaaaatacctgtcTACTCCAAATGGCATGTGCAACATGGTCCGCAAATGATGTCAGCACTGATGGGTCACGTGGCCCACCTGGGAATCCCTCAGCATCATCAGCATGTAACCCCTCAGCACCATCATCACCCTGTACGTCTGCAGTCATCTCAGGTGCATCCTCAGCAATATCAGGGACATCCTCAGTCATGTCAGGAACATCCTCAGTCATCTGATGAACCCGTTGCCTACGGGCTGATACAGTGGGCCTATGCCTCTCGGGAACATCAACTGCATCATGTTCATCCTGTCTATCTCTGCTTATAATTGTACCTAtagcacgacctaaacctcgtgttctaaccatgatctgcaaatcatgtggaacacgtatttttttcggtcaaaacatacacaactttcgttataaaaataaaacaagtttatttataaaaaaataagactaatttaaataaaattatttgaaaacacacacaacataatttaaaaaaaaaataaacaatttcatttatataaaaaacacaactaatgtaaaaataattaattagtaaacatccacaacttaatttaaaaaaaataaacaacttcatttataaaaaaaaaacacaactaatgtaaaaataattaattagtaaacatccacaacttaatttttttaaaaaataaacaacttcatttataaaaaaaacataactaatgtaaaaataattaatttgtaaacatccacaacttaatttaaaaaaataaacaacttcatttataaaaaaacacaactaatgtaaaaataattaattagtaaacatccacaacttaatttaaaaaaaaaacttcatttataaaaaaaacacaactaatgtaaaaataattaattagtaaacatccacaaattaatttataaaaaaaacaacttcatttataaaaaaaacacaactaatgtaaaaacaattaattagtaaacatccacaacttaatttataataaaaaaacaactttatttataaacaaaaaaaacaactaatttaaaaacaaataattagtaaacatacacaactaaaattatatataaaaataaaacaaaaatgggagaaaaaattttcaaaacatacacgacttaatttatatcatttataaaaaaataatatttaaaaaagaaattccaaaacacacacaacttaatttataaaaataaacaacttcatttttaaacaaaaaacataactaatttaaaaataaataattagtaaaatactcaactaaaatcatataaaaaataaataaaaaaccaattaacaaaaatttcaaaacatacgcaacttaatttatacaaataacttactttatttataaataaaatacactaatttaaaaaaacaataaaaaaaaatacacacaacttaatttataacaataaacaacttcatttataaacaaaaacacaaataatttaaaaataaatatttagtcaacatacacaatttaaattataaaaaaaaaacgacttcatttgtcataaaaaagccaaacctcatttttttttataaaatttcaaaaacatacacctacttaattcataaaaataaaataacaacttcattcatttaaaaaaaacaaaacaatattttttttaaaaacacttcTGGAAGAAGTAATTCTttcggaaactttccggaagaagtggctCTTCCGAAAAGTTCTTCCGGAATACTCAAAGGTCATTCAGAAGAACTCTTCTTCTGAAAACTTTCCGAAAGAAGTAGTTCTTCCGAAAACTTTCCAGAAGAAGGTGTTCCGGAAGATTTCCGGAAgaaaggttcttccggaaatttTCTGAAACACCTTCTTCCGAAAGTTCCGGAAGAAGCCTTCAGGGTTCTTCCGAAAAATGCCATTGTAACCACTCTGCTTTTCCCATTTTTTTCggcgtcttctaccctaaggttccacTATCCTAGGCTAAATGCTACAGCAATACTGGATATTAAAAGCAATGGGGAGTTAGGGAGACCAACCTCAAAGGCAAAATGCGTCTGATCGAAGCAAAAGAAGTAGTCGGGCTCGCGGGTCTCGCGGAGAAGAGGAAGCGCCAGGaacaggaagaagaaaagaagcaaCATGAAGGAGCGCGTGGTTCTTTCGAGAGGAGGAAcgcttttttaaatttttacataaaagacaaaatgaCCCATTCAttaaattgctgggtgcaccagcaataaaggtgggtgcacctagcatgtcccGTCTAGGAAGAAGAAGGAGCGGGTTTTGTGGAGGAACCCCAACATGGGCTTTATGACGTGAAACGCTATGTCGTTTCTGAAAGTGCCGTTTGAGGGGGAAAACGACGATGCTAGAGCGTCCATTGCGAAGGGAGTTCCCACCTTCACCTTGTGCAAACTGAAGGTTTTTAGGGAGTGTGCGATTCTTTGCGTTGCAGGGACGATGTGGGACCATGTTTCGTTACCTGTGATGAGAGGAAATACCAAAAATTGTTAACGCATGggtgaaaatgaatgaattttaattatatgaacaatttataaaattataaaaagtgtttttgaaaaaacaaatatttaggaAAATGGCTTGCCCTTTCTTAAATTCCTGTGTACAAgtttttaagacaatttttttttactgattagTACAATCTTTAttctaacaaaaatttattataaattaaaaaatttgatgaatattatttcttatttagtgAACTTGTGgcattatagtttttttttaataaacatcaAGTGATAACAAATAATAGATTTAATATATTACTGAAACTCTTTCTTTATCATATCATCATCCTATTATATTAATACAATGTAACAATAAAGTGATAcgtgtgtaaattttttatacataaattaaactcTAACTCGTAAATctgtaatataatttatatgttaaaaaattattttttactaattttaactataatataatttatattttaaaaatacattattattttaattatttatgtaaataaaaatttattttatataatacacAAGGTTAAAATACTAGTACAAATTGAACTCTaactaatatattaaattaaattttagaattacGGGTAtaccttttttgttttatatagaGAAGTTATGAACATGCCTTAAACCATGAAAAGAATGCTTACAACAtgacaaatatttaaatgagttatttatttaaaatttatgagttttataatattacataaattttaaaaatttatataaaaatttattctaataCTAAAGTTATTAGAGTAAGAGTTTAACTTGAGtcacattaaatattataattaaaaaataatttttgaattggtaaaaatgaattaagtaataattatttatataaataactcactaaattaatttactatCAAATCATCtacttcaataattaaaatttattaagtaaAGTTTTAAGCAAGATACACTCGGGTGTtgttagttattaaaataaaaactatataaaaaaaattaaaacaagacTAACTtaaggtaaaattatattttttattttctagtaTCTGAGTTTCGGATTTGGTCTTccgataatttaattcacaaatttaatccttttattttataaaatcgtgCAATATTCATCTTTCAGACCATAATTGGACTTAACCATTAACAAGTAGCGTTGAGTGTCATGTATcacttttttattgaatgataatTGTTATGTGTTGTTTTGATTGGATGTCAACTTCATGAAAGATGAAatgcattatttttattgatcaatCAAAACATGACACGTGACATGATAGTCATTGTCTAATAAAAAAGTAACACGTGgtagtcaatattttttttataagttcaaCTGTGGTATCTGAGATCAACATTACACGATTTTACAAGATAGAAATAttcaatttgtgaattaaattactgaAAGATCAAAtccaaactaaaaataaatcgaggaaccaaaaatataattttacccaGAACAAAAGCAACGCTGGATAATTTTAAGAATCAAGTCAATTAACGGAAGCTTGTAAAACCCGtaattattaaagtaaaaaatagtttCATACCTGTGGAACTAATGAGTTGAGGTATCGGATGAGCGTTTCGGGGTGGAAGGGTACGACGTTGGATTGGACCCACTCGTCCAAGAATGTCTGGTTCGTGGAGACGTTGATCACAAGCTGGTTTGGGAGCATGATCGAAACCCTAATCCCCATGTTCCGAAGCGCGTCGAGGATTTCCGCGTCTGCGTCGTAGATTTTCACGCGCTTCGCTTTCAGGGAGGACTGTAGGAAACTCATGGAGGTTCTCGGCGGCAGAAGGTTGTTCCCCAATCGCTCGTAGTTCACTCCCAGTTGACTGGAAATTTCACCACCTGAAAATGAAGgaataatattcaattttaaggttacaaaatttgaatacGCGATAAGGCTGGGCTCGAAAATTAATGTTGTTACAATATTTGAATATGCGTGACTCGCGTGAGTAAGTATCAAATCAAGGATTAATGTTGTAACTAACTTAAAGGAtggaaatttataaaaatacttaataattatgatagttaaaagaaaaatattttaagagggAGAAGGAGTATGGGACTTACTAGATAAGGAGAATGACAGTAACAATACAAACAGAGAAATCACTGTCTTGGTCATTGCGTCGAGCTCAAGATATTTctatttggtttaatttttctcCTTAAATAGGATTGATTTTTGGACTTGCTGAGTGTAGAAGGAAAAATTGGATCCTATAGTGCTTGGCTATTGGCATGTGGGAAGATGAGAACAGGAGAAACGATGGTGGAGTTCAACAATAACGTTGACTTCGTACGAAAGGAAAGTTTCTTTTGTGGAATTACCATAGCCTTGATCacttattgtaatttttaataaaaaaaatcatttattgcAATTTGGATTACATAAGTTTTCCACTTAACTGGACTCTATGCCTCTTAtctcttctataaataaatgttcaagactttttgttgtttttttataactgAGGAAAATAACGACAAAGCTACAATGCATTACTCCGCGGGAACAAACGAGGTGTTTTGTGGATTggattaaattgattttgaagaaaaaaattattcgatttaattattttaattttgttaatttatcatttaatcgatttaatttaaatttttaattcaatttaattcaaTCCAATTTAAAGTGATTTGGATGAGAtcgattttcaattttaatcatacttataattttttttaaaataaataaaagataagatatataataagaaataatttcaaatatcaaatattttatttatatgtcattatataactagtaataaaatagtagcacatcttaactcaaataattagtaaaaatctctttgattaaatatttttcataaatagatataagttatatgataattttataattatacaaaaaataaaaatgagtgatATTATAAatctatgaataaaaatatatacatatgtataagTTCGGTTTGAATCgatttctaaaatcaaatccgaaatttgatttgatccaataaaaaaaattgatttttcaaatttttaatttttttatccgttCGGTTTTCGATTTTTGGATCGATTTTTTAGTCCACATTGGATTGGATCGGTCTATGAACACCTAGTTAGAAGCAAAAGATAACTATTTTATCGTTTGAATcgttttctaaaatcaaatccaaaatctgatttgattcaataaaaaaatttggtttttcaattttttgatcCATTCAATTTTCAGTTTTTCGGTCCATATTGGATTGGATCAGTTTATAAACACCTAGTTATAGGCACAAGGTAACTATTTTATCACTACTCTTATCATTCTACCAAAACTAAGagagaatataaaataacaattcatatattttcATAGATGATTATAGTCAAATGAGGGATACAATATATCACCTAGTGGTTGTTGATAATAACTATATAAGTATTCTCAATTTCTCATCAAACTCTAGGAAATATAACATAAaactgaataaaataaaaaaggataataCCTAAGTCATCTAATATTTAAACTATCAAATAGGGTGAGCCTTGGTAGGCCAAAATAGGCGACTTAAGACTTAGATATTATCTCTTtgatattatttagttttatttttctaaaaatattagatGATGCCATTTGTATGATTGATATTATTTGTAAATCCCTATTTAACATAGGGTATGCACTAGATCATCAAATGAAAAGTACCCATTTTATGTTCATCTTTTATAGCTTTGTTAATGGTAGAATGTTAGAAGTAGATTGGTGTAGACTTTGCTTCCTAACAATAGTGTTTTCATCACGTTACTCTCCCTTCACTATCAACCACCACCTACTACAACCATTACTCATTGCCCACACACAACACCACcatatataaacatttatattatCCTCCCCAAACTCCACCATACTTGTTGCTCCCACTGTCACCACAACTGTCACACTACCCAACAAATCCCCACCATTAGCAACCTTCATATCCACACTTCCTCCATCACAACCAGTCATACTTGTTTTACCATCCTCAGTTCACATCACACTCACATTCTTTCCCTAAACCCGTTTTATGATTCACACCTGCATACCTTCACATGCCAACAACCAATCACCACAACACACCATCAACCCATATTCCACAACCCTTAATCAACTACGTGACTTCAATAAAGCACCATCCTAGCGTCTATCCCTTTTATCCCATTGTGCCTCTCCCTATGAACAAGATCCATAGGCACCTGATTGCAAACCACAATGTACACACACCACCCTATCTTTCAATCACTGCAAATAACATATTACAAAAATCTTGATCACTTTCTGATACTACCATCACCTCCAACAATCACATCTCAACAGTCATCACCAATGGGTTTTGCAACCATGGCACAACAACTCGGGAGGAAGAAATCGACAATGACTACCGCTCCAGTGAAGGAACAATCACTGACGACCCACAAAATCTTGACAAAGGTCCATCGTTAAGATTTCTCTTTTCATTGTCTTCGTAGGAGTCACATATTCTACCATCGCCTTTGTTGTGCTCGCATGTACTTTTGTAGACTCCAAGCTTATCACCATCATGTGGTGAAGACCGCCACAAATGTAGTTGTATTAACCGAAATAGCAttgtgacaacaacaaagggatCTTCCCAAGGCCCCAATTTTTTCTCTCCTCCGTGTACGCCCCTACACCCTTTTCCATGATTCATCATCCCTCCAAACTCAATATTGAACGGGCAATAGTGCAAGCATTTGCACCATACATTTACAAAAAATCTTCATCAATATTACCACATGTTGCCCCCGTAGTGCACTGACCCTCCCTACTCCCTCTTGAATCCCACACATGCCTcgattttactttttcaatgtTTGTGACAATGGGCATACCTTTAGTGCCTAAAAGGCTAAAACCATTCCCTTATCCTATTTCCGTCCATCCAACTTTTCTTATCATTCATTTCAAATTGTGggatatacttttttttct is a genomic window containing:
- the LOC102666687 gene encoding uncharacterized protein codes for the protein MLLLFFFLFLALPLLRETREPDYFFCFDQTHFAFEIMVRTRGLGRAIGTIISRDRQDEHDAVDVPERHRPTVSARRQRVHQMTEDVPDMTEDVPDIAEDAPEMTADVQGDDGAEGLHADDAEGFPGGPRDPSVLTSFADHVAHAIWSRQERPELKLVSHGRKVTLIGRPVPEIEGLVGATGLSPLIRCSVVIGDPGLISAFVERWHSETSTFHLPVGELTITLDDVSSLLHLPISGAFHSFHALSVDEVIFLLTELLKVFAEEARVETARSRRAYVRLG